A section of the Lathamus discolor isolate bLatDis1 chromosome 6, bLatDis1.hap1, whole genome shotgun sequence genome encodes:
- the ESR2 gene encoding estrogen receptor beta isoform X2, whose amino-acid sequence MSLCASSHKDFSQLLPLQDIGCNKTEIKNSPTSIVSAVPYSCNQSTLTAEHSPVYIPSSYVETRHEYSAMAFCSPAMMNYNISSNFGDSETASTRQTSSPNVLWSAPSHLSPLTLHCQSSLLYAEQPKSPWCEARPMEPVLPVTRETLKRKTNGNDCTSPIANTPGSKRDAHFCAVCSDYASGYHYGVWSCEGCKAFFKRSIQGHNDYICPATNQCTIDKNRRKSCQACRLRKCYEVGMMKCGSRRERCGYRILRSHRNAEDHMHCIGKAKKYSEAATRVKEILLSTVSPEQFVLTLLEAEPPNVLVSRPSKPFTEASMMMSLTKLADKELVHMIAWAKKIPGFIDLSLYDQVRLLESCWMEVLMVGLMWRSIDHPGKLIFAPDLVLDRDEGKCVEGILEIFDMLLAMTSRLRELKLQHKEYLCVKAMILLNSSMFPLSGEEPESNRKLHHLLNVVTDALMWVIAKSGIPSQQQTTRLANLLMLLSHVRHASNKGMEHLLSMKCKNVVPVYDLLLEMLNAHTLRGQRKSPATHPEFGPLEQMEPGDSLRNAAAQ is encoded by the exons ATGTCCCTGTGTGCATCTTCTCACAAGGATTTTTCTCAGTTGCTGCCACTTCAGGATATTGGATGCAAtaagacagaaattaaaaactcaCCTACTAGCATCGTCTCTGCAGTTCCCTACAGTTGTAATCAGTCCACGCTGACAGCAGAACACAGTCCAGTCTATATTCCCTCATCTTACGTGGAAACCAGACATGAATATTCTGCAATGGCATTCTGCAGTCCTGCTATGATGAATTACAACATTTCCAGCAATTTTGGTGATTCGGAAACTGCATCCACGAGGCAAACGTCAAGCCCCAATGTGTTATGGTCTGCTCCCAGCCATCTCTCCCCTCTGACACTACACTGTCAGTCATCGCTTCTGTATGCAGAGCAGCCGAAGAGTCCATGGTGTGAAGCAAGACCAATGGAGCCTGTTCTACCTGTGACCAG agaaacattgaaaagaaaaactaatgGCAATGACTGTACAAGCCCAATTGCAAATACTCCTGGCTCAAAACGGGATGCCCACTTCTGTGCAGTCTGCAGTGACTATGCTTCAGGATACCACTATGGGGTCTGGTCATGTGAAGGCTGCAAAGCATTCTTTAAAAGAAGTATTCAAG gaCATAATGATTACATCTGCCCAGCTACCAATCAGTGCACGATAGATAAAAACAGGCGCAAAAGCTGCCAGGCATGCCGGCTACGGAAATGTTATGAAGTGGGAATGATGAAATGCG GCTCAAGAAGAGAACGTTGTGGATATCGGATCCTGCGTAGCCATCGTAATGCAGAAGATCACATGCATTGCATTGGCAAAGCTAAGAAATACAGTGAGGCAGCAACCCGCGTAAAAGAGATCCTGCTCAGCACGGTCAGTCCAGAGCAATTTGTTTTGACGCTACTTGAAGCGGAACCTCCCAATGTGCTGGTGAGTCGTCCCAGCAAACCATTCACGGAGGCCTCCATGATGATGTCCCTGACAAAACTGGCAGACAAAGAGCTGGTTCACATGATTGCTTGGGCCAAAAAAATTCCTG gCTTCATTGATCTCAGCCTTTATGACCAAGTAAGACTCTTGGAGAGTTGCTGGATGGAAGTTTTAATGGTTGGTTTGATGTGGAGATCAATTGACCATCCTGGGAAACTGATTTTTGCACCAGACCTGGTATTAGACAG GGATGAAGGGAAATGCGTAGAGGGAATTTTGGAGATCTTTGATATGCTTCTGGCCATGACCTCAAGGTTGCGAGAGCTGAAACTGCAACACAAGGAGTATCTGTGTGTCAAGGCAATGATCCTCCTCAATTCCA GCATGTTTCCCTTGTCAGGAGAAGAACCTGAAAGCAACAGGAAACTGCATCACCTGCTTAATGTGGTCACAGATGCTTTGATGTGGGTTATAGCAAAGAGCGGAATCCCCTCACAGCAGCAGACCACTCGCCTGGCCAACCTGCTGATGCTCCTCTCTCATGTCAGACACGCAAG TAACAAGGGAATGGAGCATCTCCTGAGCATGAAGTGTAAAAATGTGGTCCCAGTGTATGACTTGCTGCTGGAGATGTTGAATGCACACACTCTCCGAGGACAAAGGAAGTCCCCAGCCACGCACCCTGAATTTGGCCCGTTGGAACAAATGGAGCCTGGAGACAGTCTGCGGAATGCGGCAGCCCAGTAA
- the ESR2 gene encoding estrogen receptor beta isoform X1 has protein sequence MDEYLNSSLQSCFKMSLCASSHKDFSQLLPLQDIGCNKTEIKNSPTSIVSAVPYSCNQSTLTAEHSPVYIPSSYVETRHEYSAMAFCSPAMMNYNISSNFGDSETASTRQTSSPNVLWSAPSHLSPLTLHCQSSLLYAEQPKSPWCEARPMEPVLPVTRETLKRKTNGNDCTSPIANTPGSKRDAHFCAVCSDYASGYHYGVWSCEGCKAFFKRSIQGHNDYICPATNQCTIDKNRRKSCQACRLRKCYEVGMMKCGSRRERCGYRILRSHRNAEDHMHCIGKAKKYSEAATRVKEILLSTVSPEQFVLTLLEAEPPNVLVSRPSKPFTEASMMMSLTKLADKELVHMIAWAKKIPGFIDLSLYDQVRLLESCWMEVLMVGLMWRSIDHPGKLIFAPDLVLDRDEGKCVEGILEIFDMLLAMTSRLRELKLQHKEYLCVKAMILLNSSMFPLSGEEPESNRKLHHLLNVVTDALMWVIAKSGIPSQQQTTRLANLLMLLSHVRHASNKGMEHLLSMKCKNVVPVYDLLLEMLNAHTLRGQRKSPATHPEFGPLEQMEPGDSLRNAAAQ, from the exons ATG GATGAATATTTAAACAGCAGTCTTCAGTCTTGCTTCAAAATGTCCCTGTGTGCATCTTCTCACAAGGATTTTTCTCAGTTGCTGCCACTTCAGGATATTGGATGCAAtaagacagaaattaaaaactcaCCTACTAGCATCGTCTCTGCAGTTCCCTACAGTTGTAATCAGTCCACGCTGACAGCAGAACACAGTCCAGTCTATATTCCCTCATCTTACGTGGAAACCAGACATGAATATTCTGCAATGGCATTCTGCAGTCCTGCTATGATGAATTACAACATTTCCAGCAATTTTGGTGATTCGGAAACTGCATCCACGAGGCAAACGTCAAGCCCCAATGTGTTATGGTCTGCTCCCAGCCATCTCTCCCCTCTGACACTACACTGTCAGTCATCGCTTCTGTATGCAGAGCAGCCGAAGAGTCCATGGTGTGAAGCAAGACCAATGGAGCCTGTTCTACCTGTGACCAG agaaacattgaaaagaaaaactaatgGCAATGACTGTACAAGCCCAATTGCAAATACTCCTGGCTCAAAACGGGATGCCCACTTCTGTGCAGTCTGCAGTGACTATGCTTCAGGATACCACTATGGGGTCTGGTCATGTGAAGGCTGCAAAGCATTCTTTAAAAGAAGTATTCAAG gaCATAATGATTACATCTGCCCAGCTACCAATCAGTGCACGATAGATAAAAACAGGCGCAAAAGCTGCCAGGCATGCCGGCTACGGAAATGTTATGAAGTGGGAATGATGAAATGCG GCTCAAGAAGAGAACGTTGTGGATATCGGATCCTGCGTAGCCATCGTAATGCAGAAGATCACATGCATTGCATTGGCAAAGCTAAGAAATACAGTGAGGCAGCAACCCGCGTAAAAGAGATCCTGCTCAGCACGGTCAGTCCAGAGCAATTTGTTTTGACGCTACTTGAAGCGGAACCTCCCAATGTGCTGGTGAGTCGTCCCAGCAAACCATTCACGGAGGCCTCCATGATGATGTCCCTGACAAAACTGGCAGACAAAGAGCTGGTTCACATGATTGCTTGGGCCAAAAAAATTCCTG gCTTCATTGATCTCAGCCTTTATGACCAAGTAAGACTCTTGGAGAGTTGCTGGATGGAAGTTTTAATGGTTGGTTTGATGTGGAGATCAATTGACCATCCTGGGAAACTGATTTTTGCACCAGACCTGGTATTAGACAG GGATGAAGGGAAATGCGTAGAGGGAATTTTGGAGATCTTTGATATGCTTCTGGCCATGACCTCAAGGTTGCGAGAGCTGAAACTGCAACACAAGGAGTATCTGTGTGTCAAGGCAATGATCCTCCTCAATTCCA GCATGTTTCCCTTGTCAGGAGAAGAACCTGAAAGCAACAGGAAACTGCATCACCTGCTTAATGTGGTCACAGATGCTTTGATGTGGGTTATAGCAAAGAGCGGAATCCCCTCACAGCAGCAGACCACTCGCCTGGCCAACCTGCTGATGCTCCTCTCTCATGTCAGACACGCAAG TAACAAGGGAATGGAGCATCTCCTGAGCATGAAGTGTAAAAATGTGGTCCCAGTGTATGACTTGCTGCTGGAGATGTTGAATGCACACACTCTCCGAGGACAAAGGAAGTCCCCAGCCACGCACCCTGAATTTGGCCCGTTGGAACAAATGGAGCCTGGAGACAGTCTGCGGAATGCGGCAGCCCAGTAA